The Microbacterium sp. LWH7-1.2 genome window below encodes:
- a CDS encoding ABC transporter permease — protein MRNRAAGAVGPALAGPAWAWLLVFFVAPVAMVVWFSFGYKPGVFGTHANDILSFDRYIEAISPTFLATFQNTLWVGIIGTVLCFAIGAPVAYWMAFKVKPQRRGILIALVLVPFWTNFLVRTIGWQVILAPEGWLSTLLQGIGVLDGPLELLYTRTAVIIGVVYNYLPLMILPLFVAFDRVGPALREASKDLGAGKITTFFRVTLPLSQPGIVAGVLLVFIPLMGDYITATVLGGAKGNMVGQLVAGQFQTAQNWALGSAMAVLLMLLIMVAIGVCAVVIWLVAQPFRSRNRLVLGPVPETAETDAAPAAALEVTT, from the coding sequence GTGCGTAATCGCGCCGCCGGCGCGGTCGGTCCCGCCCTCGCCGGACCGGCGTGGGCGTGGCTGCTGGTGTTCTTCGTCGCGCCGGTCGCCATGGTCGTGTGGTTCAGCTTCGGCTACAAGCCCGGCGTCTTCGGCACCCACGCCAACGACATCCTGTCGTTCGACCGGTACATCGAGGCCATCTCGCCGACGTTCCTCGCGACCTTCCAGAACACGCTGTGGGTGGGGATCATCGGCACGGTGCTCTGCTTCGCGATCGGGGCGCCGGTGGCGTACTGGATGGCCTTCAAGGTCAAGCCGCAGCGCCGCGGCATCCTGATCGCCCTCGTCCTCGTGCCGTTCTGGACCAACTTCCTCGTCCGGACCATCGGCTGGCAGGTGATCCTCGCCCCCGAGGGATGGCTCTCGACACTGCTTCAGGGCATCGGCGTGCTCGACGGGCCGCTCGAGCTGCTGTACACGCGCACCGCCGTGATCATCGGCGTCGTCTACAACTACCTGCCGCTGATGATCCTCCCGCTGTTCGTGGCTTTCGATCGGGTCGGGCCGGCGCTGCGCGAGGCATCCAAGGACCTGGGCGCCGGCAAGATCACGACCTTCTTCCGCGTGACGCTTCCGCTGTCGCAGCCGGGCATCGTCGCCGGCGTGCTGCTGGTGTTCATCCCGCTGATGGGCGACTACATCACCGCGACGGTGCTGGGCGGTGCGAAGGGCAACATGGTGGGCCAGCTCGTCGCGGGACAGTTCCAGACCGCGCAGAACTGGGCCCTCGGATCGGCCATGGCCGTGCTGCTCATGCTCCTGATCATGGTCGCGATCGGGGTGTGCGCCGTGGTCATCTGGCTCGTCGCACAGCCGTTCCGCTCGCGCAACCGGCTGGTCCTGGGGCCGGTTCCCGAAACTGCGGAGACGGATGCTGCGCCCGCAGCGGCGCTGGAGGTGACGACGTGA
- a CDS encoding ABC transporter ATP-binding protein: MSTGTAAAQATAEHVPTDGEGVRGAVVLSGITKYYGEQLAVDDLSLQVQPGEFISLLGPSGCGKTTTLRMIAGFEHPDAGDIRISGRSVLAAPPYKRDVNTVFQAYALFPHLSVAENVAYGLQQRRTPKAEVRERVTQALDMVQMRRFGDRKPTQLSGGQQQRIALARALVNRPAVLLLDEPLGALDRQLREEMQLELKLLQSRLGITFVFVTHDQGEALSMSDRIAIMRAGRIEQLADADTVYARPASAYVAAFVGQQNFFRGPAAEAGAAITSPYALVRATSPVLTATNLGEAAVRPEFIRIEKDAPAGAAAEALPEANTARGELIGVSHLGDTMQFLVQLGPDQSLIVRRPTPDAPALSIGDAVVCTWAAHHVLLFPAADDDAAKQGGYIAPPTA, translated from the coding sequence ATGTCCACAGGCACGGCCGCAGCGCAGGCGACGGCGGAGCACGTTCCCACCGACGGCGAGGGCGTGCGCGGAGCCGTCGTCCTGTCGGGGATCACGAAGTACTACGGCGAACAGCTCGCCGTCGACGACCTGTCGCTCCAGGTCCAGCCGGGCGAGTTCATCTCGCTTCTGGGGCCGTCGGGCTGCGGCAAGACGACCACGCTGCGGATGATCGCGGGATTCGAGCACCCGGATGCCGGCGACATCCGCATCTCCGGTCGCTCGGTGCTCGCCGCGCCGCCGTACAAGCGTGACGTCAACACCGTCTTCCAGGCCTACGCCCTGTTCCCGCACCTGTCGGTCGCCGAGAACGTCGCATACGGGCTGCAGCAGCGCCGCACCCCGAAGGCCGAGGTACGCGAGCGCGTCACGCAGGCGCTCGACATGGTGCAGATGCGCCGTTTCGGCGATCGTAAGCCGACGCAGCTGTCGGGCGGTCAGCAGCAGCGCATCGCGCTGGCCCGTGCGCTGGTGAACCGTCCCGCGGTGCTGCTGCTCGATGAGCCGCTCGGTGCGCTCGATCGCCAGCTGCGCGAGGAGATGCAGCTCGAGCTCAAGCTGCTGCAGTCACGCCTGGGCATCACCTTCGTCTTCGTGACGCACGACCAGGGCGAGGCACTGTCGATGAGCGACCGCATCGCGATCATGCGTGCCGGCCGGATCGAACAGCTCGCCGACGCCGACACCGTCTACGCACGCCCCGCTTCGGCGTACGTCGCGGCGTTCGTCGGACAGCAGAACTTCTTCCGTGGCCCCGCCGCCGAGGCAGGGGCGGCGATCACCTCGCCGTACGCGCTGGTGCGCGCCACCTCACCCGTGCTCACTGCCACGAACCTCGGCGAGGCGGCCGTGCGCCCCGAGTTCATCCGCATCGAGAAGGACGCCCCGGCGGGCGCGGCGGCCGAGGCGTTACCCGAGGCCAACACCGCGCGCGGCGAGCTGATCGGGGTGTCGCACCTCGGCGACACGATGCAGTTCCTCGTACAGCTCGGGCCGGACCAGAGCCTCATCGTGCGACGCCCGACGCCCGACGCGCCCGCGCTCTCCATCGGCGACGCCGTCGTGTGCACGTGGGCGGCGCACCACGTACTGCTGTTCCCCGCCGCCGACGACGACGCGGCGAAGCAGGGTGGTTACATCGCACCTCCGACCGCCTGA
- a CDS encoding cysteine hydrolase family protein, with product MTRLLLLIDIQRDYFPGGRHPLVDPDAAADAAARLLAGFRASGERVVHVQHVWDGPDAAFFAPGTPGVEFDPRVAPDGEEHVIVKHEPNAFLGTGLESLLRAADADEIVVAGMMSSMCVDATVRAASDLGFRIAVAQDACAAPDLAYDGRTVPGVQVHLAFMAALDGTYARVADVDALVGELVAG from the coding sequence GTGACCCGACTCCTGCTCCTCATCGACATTCAGCGCGACTACTTTCCGGGAGGGCGGCATCCGCTCGTCGACCCGGATGCCGCCGCGGATGCCGCCGCGCGACTGCTCGCTGGATTCCGTGCATCGGGTGAGCGTGTCGTGCACGTGCAGCACGTGTGGGACGGACCGGATGCCGCGTTCTTCGCCCCCGGAACCCCCGGGGTCGAATTCGATCCGCGCGTCGCGCCCGACGGCGAGGAGCACGTCATCGTCAAGCACGAGCCGAACGCGTTCCTCGGCACCGGGCTCGAGTCGCTGCTGCGCGCAGCGGATGCCGACGAGATCGTGGTCGCCGGGATGATGTCGAGCATGTGCGTCGACGCCACCGTGCGCGCGGCGTCCGATCTCGGCTTCCGCATCGCGGTCGCACAGGATGCGTGCGCCGCACCCGACCTCGCCTACGATGGCCGCACCGTACCGGGCGTCCAGGTGCACCTCGCGTTCATGGCGGCGCTCGACGGCACCTACGCCCGCGTCGCCGACGTCGATGCGCTGGTCGGCGAACTCGTCGCCGGCTGA
- a CDS encoding DNA-formamidopyrimidine glycosylase family protein: MPEGDTVFRAARRLDSALAGATVTRFELRVPQLATVDLRGEVVHDVVSRGKHLLHRIGSWTLHTHLKMEGEWHVYRRGERWHAPAFRARAIIGATAPDGTEWETVGFDLAEIKLVPTTAEDELVGYLGPDPLSDSWDPEEAARRLAADTRAVHVAVQDQRNIAGFGNEYANEILFVRGVLPTTPANETDAAAIVDLGARMIRANRNRSGRTFTGDARPGRSTWVYRREGRPCRRCGTLIEGGSLGADPTRDRIVFWCPTCQR, translated from the coding sequence GTGCCTGAGGGCGACACCGTCTTCCGCGCCGCCCGGCGACTGGACTCGGCTCTCGCCGGCGCGACCGTGACGCGCTTCGAGTTGCGCGTTCCTCAGCTGGCGACGGTCGATCTGCGCGGCGAGGTCGTGCACGATGTCGTCTCGCGCGGCAAGCACCTCCTGCATCGCATCGGTTCGTGGACGCTCCACACGCATCTCAAGATGGAGGGCGAGTGGCACGTCTACCGTCGCGGCGAGCGCTGGCACGCACCGGCGTTCCGTGCCCGGGCGATCATCGGCGCGACGGCACCCGACGGCACGGAGTGGGAGACCGTCGGTTTCGACCTCGCCGAGATCAAGCTCGTGCCCACGACAGCCGAAGACGAGCTGGTGGGCTACCTCGGCCCTGATCCGCTCTCCGACTCCTGGGACCCCGAGGAGGCCGCGCGGCGCCTGGCCGCCGACACCCGCGCGGTGCACGTCGCCGTGCAGGACCAGCGCAACATCGCCGGTTTCGGCAACGAGTACGCGAACGAGATCCTCTTCGTCCGCGGTGTCCTCCCCACGACACCGGCGAATGAGACGGATGCCGCCGCCATCGTGGATCTCGGCGCCCGCATGATCCGCGCGAACCGCAACCGGTCCGGCCGCACCTTCACCGGTGACGCCCGCCCCGGTCGGTCGACGTGGGTGTACCGTCGCGAAGGCCGCCCGTGCCGTCGTTGCGGCACCCTGATCGAGGGTGGGAGCCTCGGCGCCGATCCGACGCGAGACCGCATCGTCTTCTGGTGCCCCACCTGTCAGCGCTGA
- a CDS encoding ABC transporter permease, which yields MTTQTETETILQAETREARPGAAPRRRAHRWWSDIAFGVWGVLVMLFLFLPIIVIVVHSFNTGRLLAVWDGFGFDAFGSILVKPAIQNAVRVSLITALIAAIIATVLGTLAGIAMARHPGKWVWWFLGLLLLVSVTPEIVDAVALLPFMVFLGQDVGITMFNDGIVRLSVGSSLFATAVVSYIVRARLVGQDAQLEEASADLYAKPFTTFRRVTLALAMPAVLAGFLLAFTLSLDNTIVAAFVQVSGTTPWPVYVLSALRTGLRPEIAAVSTIMLVLTLVALALVALVLKRAGDSATQIARTMTGG from the coding sequence GTGACCACGCAGACCGAGACCGAGACGATCCTGCAGGCCGAGACGCGCGAGGCTCGTCCCGGTGCCGCGCCGCGCCGGCGCGCGCACAGGTGGTGGTCGGACATCGCCTTCGGCGTGTGGGGCGTGCTCGTCATGCTCTTCCTGTTCCTGCCGATCATCGTGATCGTCGTCCACTCGTTCAACACCGGCCGCCTGCTCGCCGTGTGGGACGGCTTCGGCTTCGACGCCTTCGGTTCGATCCTCGTGAAGCCGGCGATCCAGAACGCCGTGCGCGTATCGCTCATCACCGCGCTGATCGCGGCGATCATCGCGACGGTCCTCGGGACCCTCGCGGGCATCGCCATGGCACGGCATCCCGGCAAATGGGTGTGGTGGTTCCTCGGGCTCCTGCTCCTGGTGTCGGTGACCCCCGAGATCGTCGACGCGGTCGCCCTCCTGCCCTTCATGGTGTTCCTCGGACAAGACGTCGGGATCACGATGTTCAACGACGGCATCGTGCGTCTGTCGGTCGGATCGTCGCTGTTCGCGACGGCCGTGGTGTCGTACATCGTGCGCGCCCGGCTGGTGGGTCAGGACGCGCAGCTGGAGGAGGCATCCGCCGATCTCTACGCCAAGCCGTTCACCACCTTCCGCCGGGTCACGCTCGCCCTCGCGATGCCCGCGGTGCTCGCCGGCTTCCTGCTGGCATTCACGCTGAGTCTCGACAACACCATCGTGGCCGCGTTCGTGCAGGTGTCGGGCACGACGCCGTGGCCCGTCTATGTGCTGAGTGCGCTGCGGACCGGTCTGCGCCCCGAGATCGCCGCGGTGTCGACGATCATGCTCGTGCTGACCCTCGTCGCCCTCGCTCTGGTGGCGCTCGTGCTCAAGCGGGCGGGCGACTCCGCGACGCAGATCGCCCGCACGATGACGGGCGGCTGA
- a CDS encoding extracellular solute-binding protein yields the protein MTQPRTPLRILAPEGAAPLIARELSRRRFLSLAALAGGATVLAACAPGGSGSPAPQATGGALEDSLSVYTWAEYDAPEVVEAFTAELGPKVTLDSYGSNEELIAKLVAAKGTSGYDIVVPTGVFIPQMIEQGLLQKLNKELLPNLSNMDPAFLGRAWDPGNDYSICKAWGTTGYVYDKTVITRELTTWADYFDAAQNEASGKTAMSDDPAGVVGSYFWANDLDWNTDDPDELEAARAFLVEKIAPHVAAFDSAAGANTIPQGTHALLMAWNGDARLGIQESSEPDRWQWVLPGPQTELWMDNWAIATGATHPEAAHAFINFAMTPENQLLNLEWVGYNVGGKDMQAAAEEAEVERLDMIFFTPEQLESMHEQVLNDSLSTRVEIYNEVKAAAGA from the coding sequence ATGACTCAGCCTCGCACCCCGCTCCGCATCCTCGCTCCCGAGGGCGCCGCGCCCCTCATCGCGCGCGAGCTGTCGCGTCGCCGGTTCCTGAGCCTCGCCGCGCTGGCCGGCGGCGCCACCGTGCTGGCCGCCTGCGCTCCCGGCGGCAGCGGCTCCCCCGCCCCGCAGGCGACCGGAGGCGCCCTCGAGGACAGCCTGTCGGTGTACACATGGGCCGAGTACGACGCGCCCGAGGTCGTCGAAGCGTTCACCGCCGAGCTCGGGCCGAAGGTCACGCTGGACTCCTACGGATCGAACGAGGAGCTCATCGCCAAGCTCGTCGCGGCGAAGGGCACATCGGGCTACGACATCGTCGTACCCACGGGCGTCTTCATTCCGCAGATGATCGAGCAGGGACTCCTGCAGAAGCTCAACAAGGAGCTGCTGCCCAACCTCTCGAACATGGACCCGGCGTTCCTCGGCCGCGCATGGGACCCGGGCAACGACTACTCGATCTGCAAGGCGTGGGGCACGACGGGCTACGTGTACGACAAGACCGTGATCACCCGCGAACTCACCACGTGGGCCGACTACTTCGACGCCGCCCAGAACGAGGCGAGCGGCAAGACCGCGATGTCGGACGACCCTGCCGGCGTCGTCGGTTCGTACTTCTGGGCCAATGACCTGGACTGGAACACCGACGACCCCGACGAGCTCGAGGCGGCTCGCGCCTTCCTCGTGGAGAAGATCGCTCCCCATGTCGCGGCCTTCGACTCCGCGGCGGGCGCCAACACGATTCCGCAGGGCACCCATGCCCTGCTCATGGCCTGGAACGGCGACGCGCGACTGGGCATCCAGGAGTCGTCCGAGCCTGACCGCTGGCAATGGGTGCTGCCGGGCCCGCAGACGGAGCTCTGGATGGACAACTGGGCGATCGCGACCGGGGCGACCCACCCCGAGGCGGCTCACGCCTTCATCAACTTCGCGATGACCCCTGAGAACCAGCTGCTGAACCTCGAGTGGGTCGGCTACAACGTCGGCGGCAAAGACATGCAGGCGGCGGCCGAGGAAGCCGAGGTGGAGCGTCTCGACATGATCTTCTTCACTCCCGAACAGCTCGAGAGCATGCACGAGCAGGTGCTCAACGACTCGCTGAGCACCCGCGTGGAGATCTACAACGAGGTGAAGGCTGCCGCCGGTGCGTAA
- a CDS encoding DEAD/DEAH box helicase, translating into MGDVLERFGPATQDWFRGAFHAPTDAQKGAWQAISAGKHALVVAPTGSGKTLSAFLWAIDRVFHDKATTPPAPEGRKRRTDAAAPATRILYISPLKALGVDVERNLRSPLVGIGQSARRLGLTVPDVTVGVRSGDTPAGDRRKLVQTPPDILITTPESLYLMLTSRAGETLRDVHTVIVDEVHAVAATKRGAHLAVSLERLDALRRSFVPDGAPAQRIGLSATVRPIDEVARFLGGAEPVEIVAPRASKAFDMKVVVPIGDMLNPPPPPSPFTSEGDGAWEAPGAADEPIDEDWFADGQSTGSGPRATGAGETEMTGSVWPHVEEAIVDRILLHRSTIVFCNSRRLAERLTGRLNEIYSERLGLDLPDQTVPAAMMAQAGATAGADPVLAKAHHGSVSKEQRAQVEEELKSGALRCVVATSSLELGIDMGAVDLVIQVEAPPSAASGLQRIGRAGHQVGEVSRAALFPKHRGDVLHTAIVTERMLAGEIEAIAIPQNPLDILAQQTVAAAAVGPVDVEGWYETLKRSAPFRSLPRSAYEATLDLIAGRFPSDEFAELRPRVIWDRDLGVLTGRPGAQHIAVTSGGTIPDRGLFGVFIAGESQNARVGELDEEMVYESRVNDVFTLGTTSWRIVEITHDRVNVVPAFGQPGKVPFWHGDGIGRPAELGEALGRFSREVSAAKPDKAESRLREAGLDEFAQDNLLAYLAEQREATGTLPTDRQLTVERGRDEVGDWRVILHSPYGMQVHAPWALAVNARIRERLGVDGSAVASDDGIIARIPDATAEPPGADLFVFDPDELDQIVTEEVGGSALFASRFRECAARALLMPRRNPGKRTPLWQQRQRSAQLLEVARRYPTFPIILETLREVLQDVYDVPSLLRLMRGIGERRIRLIETEPAQPSPFARDLLFGYVGAFMYEGDSPLAERRAAALSVDPALLSELLGKIEMRELLDPDVIAQFEREAQRLDPERRARGLEGVADLLRLLGPLDAAEIAARLEPAPAARSVSKRETRSLSEPASRNAESRRAEPSNGLDHEAEASAHLDALISARRAIPVTIGGITRVAAIEDAGRLRDALGAALPVGIPTAFLEPVADPLGDLVARYARTHGPFTADAAADRLGVGVAVARLTLQRLESQGRVTSGFFLPESSTTARADEADWCDTEVLRRLRMRSLAAIRGSVEPVPQHAYARFLPVWQHVTRPLEGIDGVAAVVEQLAGVPIPASAWESLVLPARIADYTPGMLDELTATGEVVWSGHGSLPGRDGWIALHPADAVPLTLALPDEGEEVVPGSLDAQLLSALGGGGAYFAAQLRQTTGAENEQSVVDALWRLTWSGLVTNDTFAPVRALVSGGSQAHRVSRRTPRARLYRGAAVRAVAASVPARPPAIGGRWSLLPAAEPDAAVRATATASLLLDRYGVVTRGAVQSEGVPGGFAQTYRVLAGFEEAGHCRRGYVIEKLGAAQFAASATVDRLREFAGLSDPPPLRAVTLAATDPASPYGAALAWPALEGVSHRPGRKAGALVVLVDGALTLYLERGGKSALAFTGDEAALAAATRDLAATARARRLDTLTIEQVNGAFVYGTFVGKTLRDAGFVESPRGLTLRRLTAGDALRQAQGPEDRAGARA; encoded by the coding sequence ATGGGCGACGTCCTCGAGCGGTTCGGTCCTGCCACGCAGGACTGGTTCCGCGGCGCATTCCACGCGCCCACCGACGCCCAGAAGGGCGCGTGGCAGGCGATCTCCGCGGGCAAGCACGCGCTCGTGGTCGCGCCGACGGGCTCCGGCAAGACGCTGTCGGCCTTCCTCTGGGCGATCGACCGCGTGTTCCACGACAAGGCCACGACGCCGCCGGCCCCTGAAGGCAGGAAGCGGCGGACGGATGCTGCGGCCCCCGCCACCCGGATCCTCTACATCTCGCCCCTCAAGGCCCTCGGCGTCGACGTCGAGCGCAACCTCCGCTCGCCCCTGGTGGGGATCGGGCAGTCGGCGCGGCGCCTCGGGCTGACCGTGCCCGACGTGACGGTCGGCGTTCGGTCGGGTGACACGCCCGCGGGCGACCGGCGCAAGCTGGTGCAGACGCCGCCCGACATCCTCATCACGACGCCCGAGTCGCTGTACCTCATGCTGACGAGTCGGGCGGGCGAGACGCTGCGCGACGTGCACACGGTGATCGTCGACGAAGTGCACGCCGTAGCGGCCACCAAGCGCGGCGCGCACCTGGCCGTGAGTCTCGAGCGCCTCGACGCGCTGCGCCGTTCGTTCGTCCCCGACGGCGCACCGGCTCAGCGCATCGGGCTGTCGGCGACGGTGCGCCCGATCGACGAGGTGGCGCGGTTCCTCGGCGGTGCGGAGCCCGTCGAGATCGTCGCACCGCGTGCGAGCAAGGCGTTCGACATGAAGGTCGTCGTGCCCATCGGCGACATGCTGAACCCGCCTCCGCCGCCGAGCCCGTTCACGTCCGAGGGTGACGGCGCGTGGGAAGCGCCCGGCGCTGCGGATGAGCCGATCGACGAGGACTGGTTCGCCGACGGTCAGTCGACGGGCTCGGGACCGCGGGCTACCGGCGCCGGCGAGACAGAGATGACGGGGTCGGTCTGGCCGCACGTCGAGGAGGCGATCGTCGACCGCATCCTGCTGCACCGCTCGACCATCGTGTTCTGCAACTCGCGACGCCTCGCCGAGCGCCTGACCGGCCGGCTGAACGAGATCTACTCCGAGCGCCTCGGCCTCGATCTGCCCGACCAGACCGTACCCGCCGCCATGATGGCGCAGGCCGGCGCGACGGCGGGCGCCGACCCGGTGCTCGCGAAGGCGCACCACGGGTCGGTGTCGAAGGAGCAGCGAGCGCAGGTCGAGGAGGAGCTGAAGTCCGGCGCCCTGCGCTGCGTCGTGGCGACGTCGAGCCTCGAGCTCGGCATCGACATGGGCGCCGTCGACCTCGTGATCCAGGTCGAGGCGCCGCCGAGCGCCGCCTCGGGCCTGCAGCGCATCGGCCGCGCCGGTCACCAGGTCGGCGAGGTGAGCCGGGCCGCCCTGTTCCCGAAGCACCGCGGCGACGTGCTCCACACCGCGATCGTCACCGAGCGCATGCTCGCGGGTGAGATCGAGGCGATCGCCATCCCGCAGAACCCGCTCGACATCCTCGCGCAGCAGACCGTGGCCGCCGCCGCCGTCGGCCCCGTCGACGTCGAAGGCTGGTACGAGACGCTCAAGCGCAGCGCGCCGTTCCGCTCGCTCCCGCGGTCCGCCTACGAGGCGACGCTCGACCTCATCGCCGGCCGGTTCCCGTCCGACGAGTTCGCCGAGCTCCGTCCCCGTGTCATCTGGGACCGCGATCTCGGCGTGCTGACCGGGCGCCCCGGCGCACAGCACATCGCCGTGACGAGCGGCGGCACGATCCCCGACCGCGGCCTCTTCGGCGTCTTCATCGCCGGCGAATCGCAGAACGCGCGCGTCGGCGAGCTCGATGAGGAGATGGTCTACGAGTCACGCGTCAACGACGTCTTCACCCTGGGCACGACGAGCTGGCGCATCGTCGAGATCACACACGACCGCGTGAACGTGGTGCCCGCGTTCGGGCAGCCGGGCAAGGTCCCGTTCTGGCACGGCGACGGCATCGGCCGTCCCGCCGAGCTGGGCGAGGCGCTCGGCAGGTTCTCGCGAGAGGTGTCGGCGGCGAAGCCCGACAAGGCCGAGTCGCGACTGCGCGAGGCGGGCCTCGACGAGTTCGCGCAAGACAACCTGCTGGCCTACCTCGCCGAGCAGCGCGAGGCCACCGGCACCCTTCCGACCGACCGCCAGCTCACGGTCGAGCGCGGCCGCGACGAGGTCGGCGACTGGCGCGTGATCCTGCACTCGCCGTACGGCATGCAGGTGCATGCGCCGTGGGCGCTTGCGGTGAACGCGCGCATCCGCGAGCGGCTGGGCGTCGACGGGTCGGCGGTCGCGAGCGACGACGGCATCATCGCCCGGATCCCGGATGCCACGGCCGAGCCCCCGGGCGCGGACCTCTTCGTCTTCGACCCTGACGAACTCGATCAGATCGTGACCGAGGAGGTCGGCGGCTCCGCCTTGTTCGCCTCGCGATTCCGCGAGTGCGCTGCCCGCGCGCTGCTGATGCCCCGCCGCAACCCGGGCAAGCGCACGCCGCTGTGGCAGCAGCGCCAGCGGTCGGCGCAGCTGCTCGAAGTCGCCCGGCGCTACCCGACCTTCCCGATCATCCTCGAGACCCTCCGCGAGGTCCTGCAGGACGTCTACGACGTGCCGTCGCTCCTGCGTCTCATGCGCGGGATCGGCGAGCGCCGCATCCGTCTCATCGAGACGGAGCCCGCCCAGCCGTCGCCGTTCGCGCGCGATCTCCTGTTCGGCTACGTCGGCGCGTTCATGTACGAGGGCGACTCGCCGCTGGCGGAGCGCCGCGCCGCGGCCCTCTCCGTCGATCCGGCGCTGCTGTCCGAGCTGCTCGGCAAGATCGAGATGCGCGAACTCCTCGACCCCGACGTGATCGCCCAGTTCGAGCGCGAGGCGCAGCGGCTCGATCCCGAGCGCCGGGCGCGCGGGCTCGAGGGCGTCGCCGACCTCCTGCGCCTGCTCGGTCCGCTCGACGCGGCCGAGATCGCGGCGCGTCTCGAGCCGGCCCCTGCTGCCCGGTCGGTGAGCAAGCGAGAAACGCGGTCGTTGAGCGAGCCTGCGAGTCGAAACGCAGAGTCGAGACGCGCCGAACCATCGAACGGCCTCGACCACGAGGCCGAGGCATCCGCGCATCTGGACGCCCTCATCTCCGCGCGGCGCGCGATCCCCGTCACGATCGGGGGCATCACCCGCGTCGCCGCGATCGAAGACGCCGGACGGCTGCGCGATGCGCTCGGCGCGGCGTTGCCCGTCGGCATCCCCACCGCGTTCCTCGAGCCCGTGGCCGACCCGCTCGGCGACCTGGTGGCGCGGTACGCGCGCACCCACGGTCCTTTCACGGCGGATGCTGCGGCCGACCGTCTCGGCGTCGGCGTGGCGGTCGCGCGCCTCACGCTGCAGCGACTCGAGTCTCAGGGACGTGTCACGAGCGGGTTCTTCCTGCCCGAGTCCTCGACGACGGCACGCGCCGACGAGGCGGACTGGTGCGACACGGAGGTCCTGCGCCGGCTGCGCATGCGCTCGCTCGCCGCGATCCGCGGCAGCGTCGAGCCGGTGCCGCAGCACGCGTACGCACGATTCCTGCCCGTGTGGCAGCATGTCACGCGTCCCCTCGAGGGCATCGACGGCGTCGCGGCGGTGGTGGAGCAGCTCGCGGGGGTGCCGATCCCGGCCAGCGCGTGGGAGTCGCTCGTGCTCCCGGCACGCATCGCCGACTACACCCCTGGCATGCTCGATGAGCTCACCGCCACCGGGGAGGTGGTGTGGTCGGGCCACGGCAGCCTTCCTGGCCGCGACGGCTGGATCGCACTTCACCCGGCCGACGCGGTACCCCTCACGCTCGCCCTCCCTGACGAGGGCGAGGAGGTCGTCCCGGGATCCCTCGACGCCCAGCTGCTGTCCGCGCTCGGCGGAGGCGGTGCCTACTTCGCCGCCCAGCTGCGCCAGACCACCGGTGCCGAGAACGAGCAGTCCGTCGTCGACGCACTGTGGCGCTTGACGTGGTCGGGTCTCGTGACCAACGACACCTTCGCGCCGGTGCGGGCGCTCGTCTCGGGCGGATCGCAGGCCCACCGCGTGAGCCGCCGGACACCCCGGGCCCGGCTGTACCGGGGCGCGGCGGTGCGGGCGGTGGCAGCATCCGTCCCCGCGCGTCCGCCCGCGATCGGCGGCCGATGGTCGCTGCTGCCCGCCGCCGAGCCCGACGCCGCCGTGCGGGCGACCGCGACGGCGAGCCTCCTCCTCGACCGCTACGGCGTGGTGACGCGCGGGGCGGTGCAATCCGAGGGGGTGCCCGGTGGATTCGCCCAGACGTACCGCGTGCTCGCCGGCTTCGAGGAGGCCGGTCACTGCCGCCGCGGCTACGTGATCGAGAAGCTCGGCGCGGCGCAGTTCGCGGCGTCGGCCACCGTCGACCGGCTGCGCGAGTTCGCCGGCCTCTCCGATCCGCCACCGCTCCGGGCGGTCACGCTGGCGGCGACCGACCCGGCCAGCCCCTACGGGGCTGCGCTCGCCTGGCCCGCGCTCGAGGGTGTGTCGCACCGCCCCGGTCGCAAAGCCGGCGCCCTCGTCGTGCTCGTCGACGGCGCGCTCACGCTGTACCTCGAGCGCGGCGGCAAGTCCGCACTCGCCTTCACCGGCGACGAGGCGGCGCTGGCCGCCGCCACCCGCGATCTCGCGGCGACGGCTCGCGCGCGGCGCCTCGACACCCTCACGATCGAGCAGGTGAACGGCGCGTTCGTGTACGGCACGTTCGTGGGCAAGACCCTCCGCGACGCCGGCTTCGTCGAGTCCCCGCGCGGGCTGACGCTGCGCCGCCTGACGGCGGGCGACGCCCTCCGACAGGCTCAGGGACCGGAGGACAGGGCGGGCGCGCGTGCCTGA